A genomic stretch from Petrimonas mucosa includes:
- a CDS encoding biotin--[acetyl-CoA-carboxylase] ligase, with amino-acid sequence MDQLSSNRKIVRLEETESTNSYMKELLKSESLDEGSIVMADFQTAGRGQTGNSWYSEKGKNLLFSLLIHPTGIPANEQFIISRITSLAIKNTLDQFVNDIRIKWPNDIYWEERKIAGVLIENSIQGKRIENSIIGIGLNLNQRDFPAELPNPISLRQITGTEVDREYVLEMLLKEFFLLYRGLQRGDKQLIEDEYMLDLYRVNGYYWYEDANGRFQARIDNVLPSGHLVLKTLETNEERLYAFKEVQFVLYRE; translated from the coding sequence ATGGATCAGTTGAGCAGTAACAGGAAAATTGTACGGTTGGAGGAGACGGAATCGACAAATTCCTACATGAAGGAGCTGTTGAAAAGTGAGTCCCTCGATGAGGGTTCTATCGTGATGGCCGATTTTCAGACGGCTGGCCGCGGGCAAACAGGGAACAGCTGGTATTCAGAAAAAGGGAAAAACTTGCTGTTTAGCCTGCTGATTCATCCGACCGGAATTCCGGCCAACGAGCAGTTTATCATCTCGCGGATAACCTCACTGGCAATAAAGAATACCCTGGATCAATTTGTCAACGATATACGGATTAAATGGCCCAACGACATTTACTGGGAGGAACGGAAAATTGCAGGGGTGCTCATTGAGAACAGTATACAGGGAAAGAGAATCGAAAATTCCATTATAGGAATAGGGTTGAACCTCAACCAGCGTGATTTTCCGGCGGAACTGCCCAATCCGATATCGTTGAGACAGATCACGGGAACGGAGGTCGACAGGGAGTATGTTCTGGAGATGTTACTGAAGGAGTTTTTCCTCTTGTACAGGGGATTGCAACGGGGAGATAAGCAGCTTATCGAAGATGAATACATGCTTGATCTTTACCGGGTGAACGGTTACTACTGGTATGAAGATGCTAATGGCAGGTTCCAGGCCCGGATCGATAACGTCCTTCCCTCGGGACACCTTGTGCTGAAGACGCTTGAGACCAATGAGGAGAGGTTGTATGCGTTCAAGGAGGTGCAGTTTGTATTGTATCGGGAGTGA
- the rsgA gene encoding ribosome small subunit-dependent GTPase A, whose protein sequence is MSEGGSKWGLVIRNTGNNYLVRTDDGDDIPCLAKGSFRLKGIRSTSPVVVGDKVRIGTNSEGTAYITEIEDRKNYIVRRASNLSKQAHILAANIDLALLCITVRFPETTTVFIDRFLVTAEAYSVPVHLVFNKTDIYDSDDQEYVEGLIHLYSTIGYGSIKTSVLTGKGMDELREQVRGKITLLAGHSGVGKSSIVNALQKEAARKVGKISDYHNKGMHTTTFSEMIELNGGGFLIDTPGIKGFGTIDMTTAEVSHYFPEIFKISAKCKFNNCLHLNEPGCAVIEALENRYISQSRYHSYLNILEDVNEGKYR, encoded by the coding sequence ATGAGCGAGGGGGGAAGCAAGTGGGGTCTGGTAATCAGGAATACGGGCAATAATTATCTGGTAAGGACGGACGATGGAGATGATATTCCTTGCCTGGCGAAAGGGAGTTTTCGCCTTAAGGGCATCCGGAGCACAAGTCCGGTGGTTGTGGGAGACAAGGTAAGGATCGGGACGAATTCCGAGGGAACTGCCTATATTACCGAAATCGAAGACCGAAAAAATTACATTGTCCGTCGTGCGTCCAATCTTTCCAAACAGGCGCACATCCTTGCTGCCAATATAGATCTGGCCCTGCTCTGCATCACTGTACGGTTTCCTGAAACGACCACTGTCTTTATCGACAGGTTTCTGGTTACTGCGGAGGCGTACAGTGTTCCCGTCCATCTCGTTTTCAACAAAACGGATATCTATGACTCCGATGATCAGGAGTATGTTGAGGGGTTGATCCATCTCTATTCTACAATCGGGTATGGCAGCATCAAAACTTCGGTGCTGACGGGGAAGGGGATGGATGAACTGCGTGAACAGGTGCGGGGTAAGATTACATTGCTTGCCGGACATTCCGGCGTCGGAAAATCGAGTATCGTAAACGCGTTGCAAAAAGAGGCGGCACGGAAAGTGGGAAAGATATCCGACTACCATAATAAGGGGATGCATACGACCACATTTTCCGAGATGATTGAACTTAATGGCGGCGGGTTCCTCATTGACACCCCTGGTATCAAAGGTTTTGGAACCATCGATATGACAACTGCCGAAGTATCGCACTATTTTCCCGAGATATTCAAGATCTCAGCTAAATGCAAGTTCAACAATTGCCTGCATCTGAATGAACCCGGTTGCGCCGTGATAGAGGCATTGGAGAACAGATATATCAGCCAAAGCCGTTACCACTCTTATTTGAATATCCTGGAAGACGTAAACGAGGGAAAATACCGGTAA
- a CDS encoding serine hydrolase domain-containing protein, producing MKTFCLLLSALLLFACGSHQGNSDTFPQVEAIDQAMLAFVDSGYIPGAVTAVVTREKILHLGAVGVADYETGSPMEPEQLFWIASMTKPLTAVALLMLQDKGSLSVDDPVSKYIPEFGALKTPSGKAANLTISQIMSHTSGLREADAQTARKAKELADLIPSYLNGPTQFEPGSRWSYCQSGINTGARIVEVVSGLRFDQFLQQRIFEPLGMKHTTFYPLQLKEARRAAGYIRNNENGQYERTEVSEIFGKPESVPLGNGGLFSTAPDYARFTQLLLGEGIYNGKRYLSDEAYSRLTTVVTGDLDCGFLQEAQYGSRGANYGWGIGTCILRAPHPGVAAMLSPGSFGHGGAWGTQAWIDPVKGVAYILMIQRPGFNSDASNIRAEFQQVAFDELVKGRTD from the coding sequence ATGAAAACATTTTGCCTATTACTTTCCGCTCTCCTTCTTTTCGCCTGCGGTTCACACCAGGGCAACAGTGACACCTTTCCCCAGGTAGAAGCTATTGACCAGGCGATGCTGGCATTTGTCGATTCAGGCTATATCCCCGGAGCGGTCACCGCGGTAGTCACCAGGGAGAAGATCCTGCATCTCGGAGCTGTAGGTGTCGCAGATTACGAAACTGGATCACCCATGGAGCCCGAACAACTTTTCTGGATTGCATCAATGACAAAGCCGCTCACCGCAGTTGCCTTATTGATGCTGCAGGATAAAGGCAGCCTTTCAGTTGACGACCCGGTTTCAAAATATATTCCCGAATTTGGGGCGTTAAAAACCCCTTCAGGTAAAGCGGCCAACCTCACCATTTCTCAGATCATGAGCCATACCTCGGGTCTGCGTGAGGCGGATGCCCAAACAGCCCGGAAAGCAAAGGAGCTTGCCGACCTGATTCCGTCATACCTGAATGGACCCACACAATTCGAACCGGGCAGCAGATGGAGTTATTGCCAGTCGGGAATCAATACGGGTGCCAGAATTGTGGAGGTGGTCAGCGGATTACGTTTCGACCAGTTCCTTCAGCAACGGATATTCGAACCGCTCGGGATGAAGCATACCACCTTTTATCCTCTGCAGCTTAAGGAAGCCCGGCGTGCTGCAGGCTACATAAGAAACAACGAAAATGGTCAGTATGAGAGAACCGAAGTTAGCGAGATCTTCGGCAAACCGGAAAGTGTTCCGCTGGGAAATGGGGGGCTCTTTTCCACCGCTCCCGATTATGCCCGTTTTACACAACTGCTTTTGGGAGAGGGTATCTATAACGGCAAACGCTACCTCAGCGACGAGGCCTACTCCCGTCTCACCACGGTGGTGACGGGCGACCTGGATTGCGGTTTTCTACAGGAAGCACAATATGGAAGCCGCGGAGCTAACTATGGTTGGGGAATCGGCACCTGCATCCTGAGGGCTCCGCATCCCGGAGTGGCAGCCATGTTGTCGCCCGGATCGTTTGGTCACGGCGGTGCCTGGGGCACGCAAGCATGGATAGATCCTGTAAAGGGGGTGGCCTACATTCTGATGATACAACGTCCCGGTTTCAATTCAGATGCAAGTAATATCCGTGCCGAATTTCAACAGGTAGCATTTGACGAACTGGTAAAGGGTAGAACTGACTAG
- a CDS encoding alanine dehydrogenase, with protein MIYEPLRSAQFVVRELLLKADKHNVSLVIGVPKENQKVEKRLAITPETTTLLVESGYQVVIESKAGLAINYSDRYYSESGARIADSKADVFQADIILKISPPTYEEVAMMKPRSSVFSFLYLHLISSETLELMAEKRINALAYELIHDDNWVSPFVTAISEIEGACSISIASELLSSAHGGKGILLGGVPGISPTEVVIIGAGVAGTVAARAALALGAAVKVFDNDINNLRKIQHELGRTVFTSTLQPNVLRNVFRSADVVIGAMQYVNKKDLYRISADLIREMKKGALIIDLRMSHGGCFETTMEACLPGHPQVFERFGILHFCELSISSRVARTASIALSNIFISIFSAMAECGGIGRLARFDIGFASGFYMFAGKMVNSYVANHFNRPVNDIGLFLPGL; from the coding sequence ATGATATACGAACCTTTAAGAAGCGCTCAATTTGTTGTCCGTGAATTGTTGTTGAAGGCCGACAAACACAATGTCTCGCTTGTAATCGGCGTACCCAAGGAGAATCAAAAAGTTGAGAAGCGGCTGGCAATCACCCCCGAAACAACCACCCTGCTTGTTGAGTCGGGTTATCAGGTGGTGATTGAGAGCAAGGCAGGGTTGGCCATCAACTATTCCGACCGGTACTATTCCGAATCGGGAGCCCGAATCGCCGACTCAAAAGCAGATGTTTTTCAGGCAGATATCATTCTGAAGATCTCACCACCCACCTACGAGGAGGTGGCGATGATGAAACCCCGCAGCAGTGTCTTCTCGTTTCTGTATTTACACCTTATCTCGTCAGAAACTTTGGAGCTGATGGCCGAAAAGCGTATAAATGCATTGGCTTACGAATTGATTCATGACGACAATTGGGTCTCTCCCTTTGTGACTGCCATCAGCGAGATCGAAGGAGCCTGCTCCATCTCTATTGCCTCCGAGTTGCTCAGCAGTGCACATGGAGGAAAGGGTATCTTGCTTGGTGGAGTTCCGGGAATCTCTCCCACCGAGGTGGTTATAATCGGCGCAGGTGTTGCCGGAACGGTGGCAGCCCGGGCTGCGCTGGCCCTGGGTGCGGCTGTAAAAGTTTTTGACAACGACATCAATAACCTGCGAAAGATTCAGCACGAACTGGGAAGGACGGTCTTTACATCTACCCTGCAACCCAATGTGCTGAGGAACGTTTTTCGTTCTGCCGACGTGGTAATCGGCGCCATGCAATATGTAAACAAAAAAGATCTCTACCGTATTTCGGCCGACCTGATCCGGGAGATGAAAAAGGGTGCTCTTATCATCGATTTACGTATGTCGCATGGCGGATGTTTTGAAACTACGATGGAGGCCTGTCTTCCAGGTCATCCCCAAGTGTTCGAACGGTTTGGAATCCTCCATTTTTGTGAATTGAGCATCAGCTCACGTGTTGCACGCACTGCCTCCATTGCGCTGAGCAATATCTTCATTTCGATCTTCTCGGCAATGGCAGAGTGTGGCGGAATAGGCCGCCTTGCCCGTTTTGATATTGGTTTTGCATCCGGTTTCTATATGTTTGCAGGAAAGATGGTCAACTCGTATGTAGCCAACCATTTTAATCGGCCTGTCAACGATATAGGACTGTTTCTTCCCGGATTGTAG
- a CDS encoding NADPH-dependent FMN reductase, whose protein sequence is MNKKKIAVLVGSLRKESFNRKVAKQLIQLAPDSLELEIVEIGKLPHYDEDIDQNPPAEYVDFRNKVKAADGVLFVTPEYNRSIPGVLKNAIDVGSRPYGQSVWGGKPGAVVSVSVSPIGGFGANHILRQSMVFLDVPMMQQPEGYIGGAHTLFDEKGVLVNDDTRAFLKRYMDAYASWVNSF, encoded by the coding sequence ATGAACAAGAAAAAAATTGCCGTATTGGTAGGCAGCCTTAGAAAAGAGTCATTTAACAGAAAAGTAGCCAAACAGCTTATTCAGCTGGCGCCCGATTCGTTGGAGCTGGAGATAGTGGAGATAGGAAAACTGCCACACTATGATGAGGATATCGATCAGAATCCGCCCGCCGAATATGTCGATTTTCGCAACAAGGTAAAAGCAGCCGACGGGGTTCTGTTCGTTACGCCTGAGTACAACAGATCGATTCCCGGCGTATTGAAGAATGCCATCGATGTAGGGTCGAGGCCTTACGGTCAGAGCGTCTGGGGAGGAAAACCGGGTGCGGTGGTCAGTGTATCTGTAAGCCCTATCGGAGGGTTCGGAGCCAACCACATCCTGCGTCAATCGATGGTATTCCTCGATGTACCCATGATGCAACAACCGGAGGGGTATATAGGAGGCGCCCATACACTCTTTGATGAAAAGGGAGTTCTTGTCAACGATGATACTCGCGCTTTCCTTAAAAGATATATGGACGCCTACGCCTCCTGGGTAAACAGCTTCTGA
- a CDS encoding YraN family protein yields the protein MHKFVSVTICWSETTGISQVMAQHNELGRRGEEEAVNYLKSKNYRILCRNWRFYGYEIDVVAENEEFIVFVEVKTRTSTQWGNPVSYVDMSRMRRMVDAANHYLIEMDIDKPARFDIIGLVWNGERFDLEHIDDAFLPFL from the coding sequence ATGCATAAATTTGTATCAGTAACTATCTGTTGGTCGGAGACCACCGGTATTTCACAAGTTATGGCACAACACAACGAGTTAGGTAGAAGAGGTGAGGAAGAGGCCGTAAACTATTTAAAATCGAAAAATTACAGGATCCTCTGTCGCAACTGGAGATTTTACGGTTATGAGATTGATGTTGTTGCGGAAAATGAAGAGTTCATTGTCTTTGTGGAGGTAAAGACCAGAACCTCTACACAATGGGGAAATCCGGTCAGTTATGTCGATATGTCCCGCATGCGTAGAATGGTCGATGCCGCCAATCACTATCTGATTGAGATGGATATCGATAAACCTGCCCGGTTCGACATTATCGGACTGGTGTGGAACGGGGAGAGATTCGACCTGGAACATATCGATGATGCCTTCCTGCCGTTTCTTTGA
- the pyrH gene encoding UMP kinase — protein MKYNRILLKLSGESLAGEKRNGIDEIRLEEYARQIKEAVAMGVQIGIVIGGGNIFRGLSGSKKGFDRVKGDQMGMLATVINSLALSSALSAIGQKNRVFTSIRMEPVGELYSKWKAIESMQNGEVAIISGGTGNPFFTTDTASALRAIEIEADAMLKGTRVDGVYTADPEKDPSATRFDTISFDEVYNRGLQVMDLTATTMCKENGLPIVVFDMDRYGNLLKLLSGENVGTLVHV, from the coding sequence ATGAAATACAACAGAATTTTACTGAAGCTCAGCGGTGAATCGCTGGCAGGAGAAAAGAGAAACGGAATAGATGAGATAAGGTTGGAAGAATATGCCCGGCAGATCAAAGAGGCTGTAGCGATGGGCGTGCAGATAGGCATAGTAATTGGAGGTGGAAATATTTTCAGGGGCCTGAGCGGTTCGAAGAAAGGGTTCGACCGGGTGAAAGGCGACCAGATGGGGATGCTTGCCACCGTTATTAACAGTTTGGCATTGAGTTCTGCCTTGTCGGCCATTGGCCAGAAGAACAGGGTGTTTACCTCCATTCGCATGGAACCGGTTGGTGAGCTTTACTCTAAATGGAAAGCGATTGAGTCGATGCAAAACGGCGAGGTGGCCATCATCTCCGGAGGAACTGGAAATCCGTTCTTTACTACCGACACCGCTTCCGCCTTACGTGCAATCGAGATCGAGGCCGATGCCATGTTAAAAGGTACCCGCGTGGATGGTGTCTACACGGCCGACCCGGAAAAAGACCCGTCAGCTACCCGGTTCGACACGATCTCGTTTGATGAGGTTTACAATCGCGGTCTGCAGGTGATGGATCTCACGGCAACCACGATGTGTAAGGAGAACGGTCTGCCTATCGTGGTTTTTGATATGGATCGTTATGGAAACCTCCTGAAACTCCTTTCCGGAGAGAATGTCGGGACCCTGGTGCACGTATAG
- a CDS encoding shikimate kinase, with protein sequence MIRIYLIGYMGVGKTTVGKKLAQLFDIGFVDLDKFIENRYHKTVPEIFAERGEEEFRLIEQKALIEVSSIEDVVISTGGGTPCFFDNVGLMNETGITVYIHAEPDELAARLRASKNIRPVVAGKSGEELTAFIASHLKDREKFYNQAQIVYKTDRLITKDEIHLTVEGIAHEIKKLLK encoded by the coding sequence ATGATAAGGATCTATTTAATCGGATATATGGGGGTTGGGAAAACCACAGTCGGCAAGAAGCTGGCACAGTTATTCGATATCGGGTTTGTTGATCTGGACAAGTTTATCGAGAACAGGTACCACAAGACTGTTCCCGAGATTTTTGCAGAACGTGGTGAAGAGGAGTTCCGGCTGATTGAACAAAAGGCACTGATCGAGGTCTCATCAATTGAGGATGTCGTGATCTCGACCGGTGGCGGGACCCCATGCTTTTTCGATAATGTGGGGTTGATGAATGAGACCGGTATCACTGTTTACATCCATGCGGAACCCGATGAGCTTGCCGCCAGACTGAGGGCGTCAAAAAATATCCGTCCTGTCGTAGCCGGAAAAAGTGGGGAGGAGTTGACAGCATTCATTGCCAGTCACCTGAAAGATAGGGAGAAATTTTACAATCAGGCACAGATCGTTTACAAGACCGATCGTCTGATTACAAAGGATGAGATTCACCTTACCGTAGAGGGGATTGCTCACGAAATAAAAAAACTGCTAAAATGA
- a CDS encoding nucleoside deaminase, which translates to MLDDTYFMRQALAEAQKAFDKDEVPVGAVVVANNRIIARAHNLVETLNDVTAHAEMQAITAAANVLGGKYLTNCTLYVTIEPCPMCAAALGWSQISRIVYGAGDEKRGYSRLAAGVLHPKTTASYGVLAEECATLMKHFFEKKR; encoded by the coding sequence ATGCTGGACGATACTTATTTCATGCGTCAGGCGCTGGCCGAGGCACAGAAGGCTTTCGACAAGGATGAGGTACCTGTGGGTGCGGTAGTTGTTGCCAACAACCGGATCATTGCCCGGGCACACAATCTGGTAGAGACGCTGAACGATGTAACTGCCCATGCAGAAATGCAGGCAATAACCGCAGCTGCCAACGTGCTGGGAGGAAAGTACCTGACCAATTGCACCCTTTACGTCACCATCGAACCCTGTCCCATGTGTGCCGCCGCCCTGGGCTGGTCGCAGATTTCACGGATTGTTTACGGCGCCGGGGATGAGAAACGGGGCTACTCGAGACTGGCCGCAGGGGTTTTGCACCCCAAAACAACTGCTTCATATGGAGTGTTGGCAGAGGAGTGTGCAACGTTGATGAAGCATTTCTTCGAGAAGAAACGATAA
- a CDS encoding acyltransferase family protein, producing MEKIEKQQPERLKSLDALRGFDMFWIMGAEEVFILLGSLTGIPALQWWANQMSHVAWHGFHAYDMIFPLFLFIAGVSFPFSAKKRLSADGGSRSLYRHIFKRGLLLVLIGIIYNNGLSFDLVHMRYASVLGRIGLAWMFAALLFMNTKSTKIRLLWFGAILIFYWLLFVLFKAPDLGDPDHYSMRGNISSYVDRLLLPGRFCCYEIGDNEGILPTIAAVGTALLGMLTGEFLMTGLKPMKKVLYLAVAAVLLMVIGQVWNLAFPINKNLWSSSFVCWVGGLSMLLLAIFYLIIDVWKFQKWAFFFVVIGMNPITIYLANKIIGWDSATRFFFKGLASLFPETWAPLIMAAGYVVIGWLFLYILYKKKIFLKI from the coding sequence TGATATGTTCTGGATCATGGGGGCGGAAGAGGTATTCATTTTATTGGGATCACTGACAGGTATCCCTGCATTGCAATGGTGGGCCAATCAGATGTCACACGTGGCGTGGCACGGATTTCATGCATATGATATGATCTTTCCACTGTTTTTGTTTATAGCAGGCGTCTCTTTCCCATTCTCGGCTAAGAAACGTTTGAGTGCCGACGGCGGAAGCAGATCGCTATACCGTCATATCTTCAAGCGGGGATTGTTGCTGGTCCTGATAGGGATAATCTATAACAACGGATTGAGTTTCGATCTGGTCCATATGCGTTATGCAAGTGTGCTTGGGAGAATTGGACTGGCCTGGATGTTTGCGGCGCTTCTCTTTATGAACACGAAGAGTACGAAGATCCGTCTGCTGTGGTTCGGCGCAATCCTGATTTTCTACTGGCTGTTGTTTGTGTTGTTCAAAGCGCCCGACCTGGGTGACCCCGATCACTATTCCATGAGGGGAAATATCTCGAGTTATGTCGACCGGCTCCTGTTGCCCGGCAGGTTCTGTTGCTACGAGATTGGCGACAATGAAGGGATATTGCCTACCATTGCAGCTGTAGGTACTGCTCTACTGGGGATGCTTACCGGCGAGTTTCTGATGACTGGTTTGAAACCGATGAAGAAGGTGTTATATCTCGCCGTGGCGGCAGTGCTGCTTATGGTTATAGGTCAGGTGTGGAATCTGGCTTTTCCGATTAACAAGAACTTGTGGTCGAGCTCCTTCGTCTGCTGGGTGGGTGGTTTGAGCATGCTGCTGCTGGCAATTTTCTACCTGATCATCGACGTATGGAAATTTCAGAAGTGGGCATTTTTCTTTGTAGTGATTGGCATGAATCCCATTACCATCTATCTTGCGAACAAGATTATTGGATGGGATAGTGCAACCAGGTTCTTCTTCAAGGGGCTTGCCTCCCTGTTTCCTGAAACTTGGGCTCCGTTGATCATGGCTGCAGGTTATGTGGTAATCGGCTGGCTCTTCTTATATATCCTTTATAAGAAAAAGATCTTTTTAAAGATATAA
- the cls gene encoding cardiolipin synthase, with protein sequence MNSVLMLILEILYALTIISVVIVVISENRNPIKTLSWVMVLVFLPFVGLIWYLIFGQDFTRKQVINKRMYSKLKKRPLDEIGTLEEFSYPPEHASLIRLLRNLDHTPLLGGNDVRFYTRAAEKFEELLRDIENAKQHIHVEYYVFEGDNIGRRIRDALIRKSLEGVEVRVIYDSFGSRKTSRAFFEEFRKAGIEAEPFLKVVLPKFTSRLNFRNHRKIIVIDGQIGYVGGINIADRYIDGLKWGIWRDTHVRIEGKGVQGLQSIFLIDWFFVSQTLITSRRYFPELPVYGDISLQMVNSGPFREEREIYHGILQAIYDAQKSIFIQTPYFIPPESMIEALQAAAIRGLDVRLIISKRSDVPLVQMASRSFVKEMLESGVKVYMYEKGFLHSKLMVFDDSLTLIGSVNFDSRSFEHNFEVEAFIYDHVVAERAIEIFVEDQRDSQVVSLREWVKRPIRLRFFESLMRLFAPLM encoded by the coding sequence ATGAACAGTGTATTGATGCTTATTCTGGAGATTCTTTACGCATTGACTATCATCAGTGTGGTTATTGTGGTGATTTCGGAGAATAGGAACCCCATCAAGACACTTTCGTGGGTGATGGTACTTGTGTTTCTCCCTTTTGTAGGGTTGATCTGGTACCTTATCTTCGGACAGGACTTTACCAGAAAACAGGTCATAAACAAGCGGATGTACAGTAAACTTAAGAAGCGGCCGCTCGATGAGATCGGTACGCTTGAGGAGTTCTCATATCCGCCGGAGCATGCCAGCTTGATACGCTTGTTGCGAAATCTCGACCATACCCCGTTGCTTGGCGGTAACGATGTTCGTTTCTATACCCGGGCAGCAGAGAAGTTTGAAGAGCTGCTTCGCGATATCGAGAATGCCAAGCAGCACATCCACGTAGAGTACTATGTGTTTGAAGGTGACAATATCGGTAGAAGGATTCGGGATGCGCTGATCAGAAAATCGCTTGAAGGTGTTGAGGTGCGTGTTATCTACGATAGCTTTGGTTCACGGAAAACCAGCCGGGCATTCTTCGAGGAGTTCAGAAAAGCGGGTATCGAAGCCGAGCCCTTTCTGAAAGTGGTACTGCCAAAGTTTACTTCACGCTTGAATTTCAGAAATCACAGGAAAATTATTGTTATTGACGGACAGATTGGCTATGTGGGTGGCATCAATATTGCGGACCGCTACATCGACGGTTTGAAGTGGGGTATCTGGCGCGATACCCATGTTCGCATCGAAGGGAAAGGGGTACAGGGATTGCAGTCGATCTTTCTTATCGACTGGTTTTTTGTCAGCCAGACCCTTATCACTTCGAGAAGATATTTCCCGGAGCTTCCCGTCTATGGTGACATATCCCTGCAAATGGTAAACAGCGGTCCGTTTCGTGAGGAGAGGGAGATCTATCATGGTATTCTTCAGGCAATTTACGATGCCCAGAAGAGTATCTTCATCCAGACACCCTATTTTATACCTCCCGAATCGATGATCGAAGCATTGCAGGCAGCTGCTATCCGGGGATTGGATGTCAGGCTGATCATCTCAAAAAGGTCGGATGTCCCCCTGGTGCAGATGGCGTCGCGTTCGTTTGTAAAGGAGATGCTGGAGAGCGGTGTGAAGGTGTACATGTATGAAAAGGGATTCCTTCATTCCAAGCTGATGGTGTTTGATGATTCCCTCACGTTGATCGGTTCGGTGAATTTCGATTCACGCAGTTTTGAACACAACTTTGAGGTGGAGGCATTTATATACGATCATGTTGTGGCGGAGAGGGCCATTGAGATTTTTGTTGAGGATCAGCGCGATTCCCAGGTCGTGTCGTTGCGCGAATGGGTGAAGCGGCCGATAAGACTCCGTTTTTTCGAGTCACTGATGCGATTGTTTGCTCCATTGATGTAA
- the frr gene encoding ribosome recycling factor: MDITTIKKDAEEKMQMTLEFLDETFARIRAGRANVRILDGVKVEYYGSLVPLSNVSTVTTPDAKTILIQPWEKNILKVIEKAIMDSDVGITPENNGEVIRLGIPPLTEERRRQLVKQTKQEAEDAKISIRNTRREGIDEVRKAVKEGLPEDMGKDVENELQKLHDKYIKKIDDKFTEKEKEILTV, translated from the coding sequence ATGGATATTACGACAATCAAAAAAGATGCCGAGGAAAAGATGCAGATGACCTTGGAGTTTCTGGATGAGACTTTTGCGCGGATTCGTGCAGGGAGAGCCAATGTACGTATCCTTGACGGAGTGAAGGTGGAATATTATGGAAGTCTCGTTCCGTTATCGAACGTATCAACAGTAACGACTCCCGATGCCAAGACAATTCTGATTCAGCCGTGGGAGAAAAATATCTTGAAAGTGATCGAGAAGGCGATCATGGATTCGGATGTGGGTATCACGCCTGAGAATAACGGTGAAGTTATCCGCCTCGGAATTCCGCCACTTACCGAGGAGAGACGCAGGCAGCTGGTGAAACAGACCAAGCAGGAGGCGGAAGATGCCAAGATCAGTATCCGTAATACCCGTCGTGAAGGGATCGATGAGGTGCGTAAAGCCGTGAAAGAGGGGTTGCCCGAAGATATGGGTAAAGATGTAGAGAACGAACTTCAGAAACTCCACGACAAATACATCAAAAAGATTGACGATAAGTTCACGGAGAAGGAGAAAGAAATACTTACCGTATAA
- a CDS encoding MmcQ/YjbR family DNA-binding protein: MNIEELYNYCLSIPGAEATTPFDDVTLVMKVCDKMFALIPLDAERLCIALKCDPDKAAQLREEYNCVEPAFHMNKTYWNTIYLTGEMADEEVKRWVRHSVDEVIKKLPKKRQKEYYGSVEQ; the protein is encoded by the coding sequence ATGAATATAGAAGAGCTTTACAACTATTGTCTTTCCATACCGGGAGCAGAGGCGACCACGCCGTTTGACGATGTAACATTGGTGATGAAGGTGTGCGACAAGATGTTTGCCCTTATCCCGCTCGATGCGGAGAGATTGTGCATAGCGCTCAAATGCGATCCGGACAAAGCGGCTCAGTTACGTGAAGAGTACAATTGTGTGGAGCCTGCATTCCATATGAATAAAACCTATTGGAATACCATCTACCTTACCGGCGAGATGGCGGATGAAGAGGTGAAGAGATGGGTCAGGCATTCGGTTGACGAGGTTATAAAAAAACTCCCCAAAAAGAGACAAAAAGAGTATTATGGATCAGTTGAGCAGTAA